Below is a genomic region from Cyprinus carpio isolate SPL01 chromosome B6, ASM1834038v1, whole genome shotgun sequence.
TTTTAATTCCATTCTGCATCAATACCCATTACTGAGCTTTTCTGTGTCCACAGAGGCCTAAAAAGTATATAGACActtaagatacattttaaaaatgtatgaatgtcattccTTTAttaaaaggcttttattttaaagataaggCCTAAATAGCACAAATACACATTTGATCTGAAATGAACagcaaaagtatttaaaaatttgttaaaataaatttagttaatttttagaTTATAAAACATTCGATTATATAAGATTATTTAAAGCAAATTGAATATATTTGCaaattttattagattatttaatccaaataaatgtgtacctttttttaatgaaatgtataggcctatataatttcTTCAGTTATTTGTGATCAACATGGCAGTGTTGTATTGTATTTGGTTGAATGTGGTTGGTGTTAAGAATCCCAGCAGGCACAGGACTTCAGTATAACATCACATTGACGTTGGACATGATGTCAGAGAGACTTTTATATTGCTTGAGAATGAAAATCGGGTTGATATTGACTTAACTttggattttggttacacaacctaaaaacaacaaataacaacgTTAGTTGACGTTGGTATTGgacatcaaattaacattgacattagaCATTGAGttgacattgaattttggtcACCTGACGTCGCAACCGAAATTTAATCTAATATCAACGTCTTATGATGTTGTTGTGCCTGCTGGGATGTTTTGTATCTTACACACTCGTGATGTGTTGCAGAGACGCTGCAGCAGTGCTGTGATTTGTCCCAGCTCTGGTTCCGTGAGTTCTTTTTGGAGCTCACAATGGGTCGCCGCATCCAGTTCCCAATTGAGATGTCCATGCCCTGGATCCTCACTGACCACATCCTGGAGACTAAAGAGGCCTCTATGATGGAGTGAGaaccaaaaatacaattaacacATGCATTGCCATAGTACATGTGCAAAACAGAATACTTTTATGAAATATGCTTCTAAGTATGTCTGATCTTTTCAGGTATGTGTTGTATTCATTGGATCTGTACAACGACAGCGCAAACTACGCTCTCACAAAGTTTAAAAAGCAGTTCCTTTATGATGAGATTGAAGCTGAGGTAAAAACCCTCTTGACCTTCtacattaatgcaaaataaaatcctTTGAGGCAGTTATTGCATtgctaataatatttttcttttactcaAGTTTAAGTGTTCTTTCAAGtgattttttcttctctttccccCAGGTGAACCTCTGCTTTGACCAGTTTGTCTACAAACTTGCTGATCAAATTTTTGCCTACTACAAGATTCTTGCCGGAAGGTCTGTTAACTGTGTTTATAGTCTTATTCGGACAGAATTGGTTTTcagaacaaatatataaaaaattttcagTAGTACTGCAAGTTACTTTGGGGAttaaaaaatgtgctttattttcagtCTCCTTCTGGATAAGAGACTAAGAGCTGAATGTAAGAATCAGGGCGCCAATATCTCATGGCCTTCCTCCAATCGTTACGAGACGCTTCTCAAACAGAGACATGTCCAGGTAAGGACAGCTgcttttctgtttacattttcattactgtTTATTAGTGGTGTTTTTTAAGTCCACACAACCTTGTCCTTTTCTCTTGCAGCTCCTTGGACGATCGATTGATTTGAACCGTCTGATCACCCAGCGAGTGTCCTCGGCACTGTACAGATCCCTAGAGCTCGCCATCAACCGCTTTGAGAGCGAGGACCTCACTTCCATCATGGTGCCTCATCCTTTAAAATCTCTGTTTTTATGGAAATTTGCGGTTTTCATTTTCTCATATGGAGATCTGTAAATTTGCTGGATATTTGTCGGTTCaggattttttataaaaaagaggCCATCTCTCACAGCAAAATTTAAATTCAGTACAGCAGAAATAATTTAGTCTagtgaataattttattcatgtttgtttcctgtatgtgtgtgcacgttAATGTATATACATTTGAATAGACGTCTGACTGTGACAAATGCATTCCAAAAAGCCATGAAATTGTTCCAAAGCTCATTCATACAAATTTTTGTTGTAGGTATGTGTGTGCATCTGAATACAAATGTCAGAAAGTgagacagtgttttttttgttccaaTTGCTCTTCTTTTCTCTGTCATTGATCAGGAGTTGGAGGGATTGTTGGACATAAACCGGATGACCCATAAGCTCCTCAGTAAGTTTTTGACGCTGGACAGTATCGACGCCATGTTCCGTGAGGCAAATCACAATGTATCTGCGCCCTATGGCAGAATCACGCTCCATGTCTTCTGGGAACTCAACTATGACTTCTTGCCCAACTACTGTTACAATGGCTCCACGAACAGGTGGGTAGGGAGTGCCCAAGGTTTATTTAAAAGTTGCTTACTTAtttcttttaaacataaataacaataatggttatttttaaagcacagttTGGACATGAAGCATTTTAGGACATCTggaatttttttctgtaaattaattCTGGTAAATAATacctttaatataaaatataaatattaaattaaaaaaacaaaaatgtgcaatcTCTACTAATCTTTAATGACAGGGTTGtgcaataatataatttataatgtcataaataggCAGCATTTTAACAGCTATATTAGTGTAGACATGACTTTCAGGCTTCAACTGATGTAGTATGTATTCATTCATCCATATTTCACTTAAACAGATGTGATTGAGATTAAAAGTCAAATTGCATAGAAAATTTATTTCATCACTTGTCAGAAAGCATGATGCACGAGACACTTAAATGAAGATCGAGCATTgctttcatctttaattttttaGAGAATGGTTAAGTTAATTCATTAGATATTTATAGTAAGTCTATGCTTAAAGTATATGCTTATTCCAACCAGGAAAAGACTGCTATGTTTCAGATACATTTGATACATTCTTGTATATAGATTCTTGTTTGCAGCTTTTAAGAAACATGTAAGTGAAGGCatatcagttatttttttatcaatttttctCCTGTGAATTGAGTGTTGGATccatcactttttctttttgtctttttttactgTCAAATAGCACAGTACAATCTTTTTTCTAAGCATAAGGTACAATCTGACCCATATATCAAATATGACAACaagtgagaaaaagaaagagagcttTGTAAGGAATCATAGTGAGGTGAGAAATATTCCTAAGACTGAATTGTGAGGTGTTCAACATGGGCTGTATAGAATAGACGTGAAGGTAGGCCTTGAAAGAGTCTGAATGTGGGATAAAAAGAAGACTAAAGGTATCTTTACACTGTCAGGTTAAGATGGCTTCAACATTTCATGGCCTTCATGGGGAAGATAGACATATTGATGACACATTTATCATAAAGGTACCCATTTAGTATCAACATGTCTCAATACAGCTCATAAATGGTAGAAGGATGCCATCTCTGTTTCAGGTTTGAGAAACTGAGATGCACTATTGGCTTCAGTccagcttttttttgtttttgtataaaggGTGAATAACTCATTTCAATCATTGTGTCTGCTTGATTCTCAGTAGACTCTCAGAGTGATGGATTGGGTACACAGCACAGTGATTCACAAGTGACTTTAACCAGCACACTGAGAACAACACCTAAAAGTTGGTCATGTCACAGCAGAtagttgtatctttttttttgtcatttttccttAGAAACATGTTCCTTTGAAAGCTGTGGTTTGACTTGTGTGATGAGATTTTTCACTGTATTGTTACCTGTGAATAGGTCCAGAGTGGACATGCTGAGCACAGccttgttaaaaacaaaatacacaaaaagaataataaaaaacaattcccCCCCCTCCATTATTTTTTCTCGCACTGTGCTGCCGTTTTCACAAGAGTTTCAGAGAGACAAGCCTCCCAATGCCCAGCCACAGTACCTGTATGGCTCAAAGGTGGGTTTGCATGAGTTTAAATGTCACACCGACATCTTTTACATCTCCAGCATTAACTTGAGTGCCTCTGACAAACCATAACAtacagggaatttttttttttttattaagcaagatAGATAGGTGGGCAAAGTACATTTCAAGCATAGTAAGATTGCAGTGCAACTAACACAACACAGATAGACTATCAACTCACAAAGACATCAAAATCAACACTTATACAGCCTACACTTTTGTTGGGTCTTTTTTTGCCCTGCAAAACCAGTATGGCAGTGGTGTTTAACTTTAAACTGACACTGTACTCTACAGACACGATTCCAACATTGTAGGTTGATAGGTGACCCACATtatgtagaaatataaatatataaaataaattatgcttcTGTTGTGAATCTTTTGTGTATTGGAAAATTTGGTAGTATTTCttactgtaaaaattataattttcaaattataattattatttataaattattaaaaaaaaaatatttgtgtgtgtgtgtcggggggGAGGgggttataaataaataaaaataaataatataaacctaaattaattctaaaacaaaatgcattaactTATGTTTACAAATTTAACCATTGTAAAGGCATACCAAAAAATAACTGCAGTTTGTAGAATTGTATCGAAGCCACAATTGAACTCCTTCAATTTCCTTGTTTAATATGTTGgtgatattttcattttacatttaaatgctaatttaaCCCTGACAAGTCTCCTTTCCTCAAAATGGGTTGAACCCCAGTGATTGTCCTCATTGTGTAAGTTCTAATAGTTTGAATTTTTGGGGTCAGTGCATCAAAATTTGGTGCCCTAGTTATTCTGACCCAGGGCCAAATCTCTGTTTATTAGTTGGTGTTCGAAGTTCACAACCCTGCCACTTCGCCATTTCTCTACCATGCTCGGCTCGGAAAGGATTCTCAATCACTGTTGCGTCCTGAGAGTCTTCCCCGCCAAAGCCGGGTGTGTACAGACTTTTTCTTCCTTCGCTTCCCATGTTCCCACCCATGGGGGTCAGAGCCAGGTGTGGAGGGTTCGGACCTGACTGGCTGCCTCTTTCTGGGTCCCTCTTGGCTGGACACATGGTGTGCAGACATCCCCAAAGCAGAGCCACAGCAATGATCAGCAACAGGATGCTGCTGGCCAGCCAGACGCCCATCGCCAGCTCCCTGCCGCTCTCTCCGAGCTCATTGCCCTCATCTAGGGTACTGAAGACCTGGCACTGCTCTCTGGTGGGGTTGGCGGACTGGCAGGTGACGCAGAGGATGTAAGTGGTCTGTGGACTGAGGTTGCCCAGACTGGTGGACGTCTGGCTCACGGGAACCCTGTCCTCCCGCAGGAAGCTCTTGCGTGTGTAACCCATCAGCAGGCTGTTCCAGTTAGGGTGATACATGATGCTGTAGAACGTGTCCACGCAGCCTGGAGATGACGGCCAGCTCACAATGGCAGAGGTGGCTGTGATGTTCTGAATGGTGATAGTCATGTTGAGTGTGTTTTTTAGGTTGAAACTCAGGCCCTTATGCACGCAATGTTTAATGGTGTAGGCAGGTTTGAGATGACATGcattgatttttgaaggatctgGAAGAATAAAGGTGGGAAAAACTAATTTAGATCAATTCTGACCTTAAATGTAGTACAAGGACGTAATAGATTAGTAATGGGCTTGCTTCTGgcataaaagcatgttttttatttttaaagaaatggcaAACTTCAGTTGTTGGTTTCAGTATTGAAATTGATTTTGAATTAAAGTGCTTTGTCAAAAGGATTTAATCAAAAAACACTGGCTGAGGACAGGTATATAAAAATATGCTTTGTTATAAACTGCAGATGTTTTGAACGTGTTCTGTGCTGTTCTTTCTGTCTAATTTGTCTTTCATACTGTAGTCATTAACATTGAGAATGGTTGTGTAGGTAACACACAAGGTAGCTTTTTTCAGGGTTATATCCTGTTTTGTAATTTCaattttcttttgtattcaaGTACAATTGCCCTGCTCTGTCACGGTGTTAGGAAAAGCAGATTTATCTAGAGGGGAAAAGCACCAGGTTATTGAGTAcaagaacagatttttttatttatccgcCTTGATTGCtttgtatctatttttttttttatcttcaaaactAGGTATCTAAAGCAGGATTATGTGAATGAGTTGAAGAGAAATTTCCAATTGACATTACATCCGTATATCTGCTTGCCAAGAAAAAAGTTCTTAAGAGATTCTCTCaagacattataaatgaataacattacggcccaataaattataataaacaattatttattcagtcaTCTGCCATGCGTTATGTATAATCTACagctaaccccccccccccccccccccccccccaacagaGACACAGGTGTCTCTGGGAAAATTGAGATTGAGAGGTAAAGGAGCAAAAATCTTACCATAAAAGATGAGAAGAGTCACAGACAGAATCCCCCTGAAGCATTAAGAGAGTGTGACCTGTAGCTGTCTCTGTTTGGCATGGCTCAGGTCACCTGCAGAAAGAGCTCCACTTCCACACTGCTGCACAGAAAAGCTCTTCTATCTGATTAGAACAGCAGGCAGCAaataaagcagagagagagagagagagtgcagtgGGGAGGGGGAGACAACTCATCAGTGTTTTGCATAGAATGCAACTCTTACATTCATCCTCAATCTCTTACACATCCTTGCTCTCTCAGTCATTGGAAAAACACATGGCACTTTTCCTCCCCCACTCTGCTCTCAATTACTCCTTCAGACTGGTGACCTGTCTCCCCTGACTCACTGCCACAACACCTACGGACATGTATGCTTATGAATTTATGATAAATCATTAATCGGTCAACTTGCAAGTTCTGCGTTCTTAT
It encodes:
- the LOC109091369 gene encoding fibronectin type III domain-containing protein 9-like → MTITIQNITATSAIVSWPSSPGCVDTFYSIMYHPNWNSLLMGYTRKSFLREDRVPVSQTSTSLGNLSPQTTYILCVTCQSANPTREQCQVFSTLDEGNELGESGRELAMGVWLASSILLLIIAVALLWGCLHTMCPAKRDPERGSQSGPNPPHLALTPMGGNMGSEGRKSLYTPGFGGEDSQDATVIENPFRAEHGREMAKWQGCELRTPTNKQRFGPGSE